One window of the Cydia splendana chromosome 18, ilCydSple1.2, whole genome shotgun sequence genome contains the following:
- the LOC134799679 gene encoding uncharacterized protein LOC134799679: protein MIDRATRWPEVTPLCEITAEDVAKALYEGWISRFGCPATITTDQGRQFESRVFASLTRLLGIERTRTTPYHAQANGMIERFHRSLKAALKARLQNDKSWIDTIPSVLLGLRAALRTDTGVSPALLTYGCSVRLPGELLLPTRDDVTMDSDFVEKLRATIHSLTPTAMIPHGNKKPIFVHRDLQTCEQVFVRVDAVKKPLQAPYDGPYRVLKRNDKIFTLQLPNRQMNISIDRLKPAFIIADTEQETPTSTTDIPTTLTTATNIPTATSSTKTPNIPTTTSTTIATKMPTATSNKTSQPTVPPSLPTSQQNNNNQQQKKGILKRRDEPDATTTTQVPTSTSTTRRGRTIRLPVRFA from the coding sequence ATGATTGACCGCGCAACCAGATGGCCCGAAGTGACACCATTATGCGAGATCACCGCCGAAGACGTCGCTAAAGCTCTATACGAAGGCTGGATCTCCCGCTTCGGCTGCCCCGCTACCATCACGACCGACCAAGGACGGCAATTCGAGAGTCGAGTATTTGCGTCACTCACCCGCTTACTCGGCATCGAAAGAACCCGAACTACGCCGTACCATGCCCAAGCGAACGGTATGATTGAAAGGTTCCACAGAAGTCTCAAGGCCGCACTCAAGGCCAGGCTACAGAACGACAAGTCATGGATCGACACAATACCTAGCGTTCTACTTGGACTACGAGCCGCACTACGCACAGACACCGGTGTAAGCCCAGCCCTACTCACTTACGGCTGCAGTGTACGACTACCCGGCGAACTGTTACTACCTACGCGCGATGACGTCACCATGGACTCCGACTTCGTGGAAAAACTACGAGCGACCATACACAGCCTAACACCGACAGCAATGATCCCGCATGGCAACAAGAAACCTATCTTCGTGCATCGTGACCTTCAAACCTGCGAACAAGTATTCGTACGAGTTGACGCCGTAAAGAAGCCGCTACAAGCACCTTACGACGGACCCTACCGAGTACTAAAACGCAACGACAAAATATTCACTCTGCAGCTACCTAATCGCCAGATGAATATTTCGATCGACCGCTTAAAACCCGCATTCATCATCGCAGACACCGAGCAAGAAACACCTACGAGTACAACGGACATACCTACAACCTTAACGACCGCAACAAATATACCTACAGCTACGAGTTCAACGAAAACGCCTAACATACCTACAACGACGAGCACAACGATCGCAACGAAAATGCCTACAGCTACATCGAACAAAACTTCGCAACCGACTGTACCACCGAGTTTACCGACATCacaacaaaacaacaacaaccaaCAACAGAAAAAAGGCATCCTGAAACGAAGAGATGAACCAGACGCAACCACGACCACGCAAGTACCTACAAGCACGAGCACAACACGCCGAGGCCGCACTATTCGCCTGCCGGTACGCTTCGCTTGA
- the LOC134799678 gene encoding uncharacterized protein LOC134799678, with protein sequence MPPDDEKKSDAPEEASSLTSPSPAAALLSHDVAAISLSLRVPPFWRDQPILWFCSFEAATAELKRSQAQLAQMVIAQLEKQDIQNISDLIYSPPEENYYTAIKNRLISVYEESNSAQTKKLLSQVELGEQKPSQLLRRMKTLNKEKFPETTIQMMWLDHLPPHVRSVLTVSEAFKIKTTLEDLALLADKMLEHTPTSASHQIAAVSTPAVLPPSLPTPPSTSALDAQYLIGEIRRLSLEVAELRSRPRENCNQRYSRSHRRFPSRPRNQSQDRSPRSRRSSPMPYCHYHRRFGMDAQKCAQPCSFKPIPATPSTAEN encoded by the coding sequence ATGCCTCCCGACGATGAAAAAAAAAGCGATGCCCCGGAAGAAGCCAGCAGCCTCACCAGCCCATCTCCGGCAGCAGCACTTCTATCTCACGATGTGGCGGCGATATCACTCTCCCTGCGCGTCCCACCGTTCTGGCGAGACCAGCCAATACTCTGGTTCTGCAGTTTCGAGGCGGCAACGGCAGAGCTGAAGAGAAGCCAGGCGCAGCTCGCTCAGATGGTAATCGCGCAGCTAGAAAAACAAGATATTCAAAATATCAGCGACCTCATCTACTCCCCGCCCGAAGAGAATTACTACACCGCCATCAAAAACAGACTCATCTCGGTGTACGAGGAGAGCAACAGCGCGCAGACCAAGAAGCTGTTATCCCAAGTCGAGCTCGGGGAGCAGAAACCCAGTCAGCTGTTACGACGGATGAAGACGCTGAACAAGGAGAAGTTTCCTGAGACAACGATACAGATGATGTGGCTTGATCATCTCCCGCCACACGTACGCTCCGTGCTCACCGTCAGTGAAGCGTTCAAAATTAAAACGACGTTAGAGGACCTCGCGCTGCTCGCCGACAAAATGTTGGAGCACACGCCAACATCAGCGTCGCACCAAATCGCCGCAGTTTCTACTCCCGCAGTCTTACCACCTTCGCTACCAACACCTCCGTCTACGTCAGCTCTCGACGCACAGTACCTCATCGGCGAGATTAGACGGCTATCGCTCGAAGTCGCCGAGCTCCGTTCGAGACCGCGCGAAAACTGTAATCAACGCTACAGCCGCTCGCACCGCCGTTTCCCATCGCGCCCACGAAACCAATCGCAAGACCGAAGCCCACGCAGCCGCAGAAGCTCGCCGATGCCGTATTGCCATTACCACCGCCGTTTCGGGATGGACGCTCAGAAATGCGCACAGCCGTGCAGCTTCAAACCGATACCGGCAACACCATCAACAGCGGAAAACTAG